The genomic interval AAAGAGAAGCATAGAGAAATGTGATTGTAGTGTGCTATTGAGATTAGACAGTGCATTAAGAGGTTGGAGTTGTGTCTGGTGTTAAGTGTTTGAggaaagaaattaatatatcatAAGAAAGAATTCTTCTCGTTTGTTATGTTCTTTGAGAGGTTAGACTGAAGATAGTCATGATGGGAGGCACATGCCACTTCTTAGCTGTATCCACTGTAGATCAAGAAATGAAAAGATCAggttaaaaattagttttaatacatcttttggtCTCACCTTTTGgggcttttgttcaaaatggtcccacCTTTGGAAAAAATTCACTTTGGTCccatatttgattaaattttgttcaaaatggtccctatGACAAACTGCGTTAAATTTCTAACGGTGCAGATGCTGGAATGGCAAACTATTATCCATCTGTGCCCAATTTAAATGACGTGGTTGTTTGACAATATttaagggtaattaaaaaacctctaattaaaaacaaattaggaaATTAGGGTAATTGAAAAACCCCAACCCTAATTGTTTGTCAATTGTCGCGATTGGGtagtataaaaagttgtttatttgCTGTTGTAGTGCATTGTATTGTgtgttaaatatcatttttttgttGCGGGGTTTTTGGTTGTGTAAGACAGGAGGCGAACAATTAGGGTTGGGGTTTttcaattagtttaaaatttttatggaAACAATGTACTCCTCCAAAGGTCTAAGCTTTTGTCTGAAAACCATTGCTGGACATAATCCCATCCCTTCAAAATTTTGGAAGCGAAACATCATTCAATAAGATGGAGAGTTGTGTAAAGGTTATGTTACCAAGGtgaaaaacatcaaacatttGTTCGTCGAATGCTCCTTTGTATTTTGAAAGTGTGATATGATTGTCTTAGGTGGTGGGAGGTCAATCTGTGTTGCACAATGAGGTTGAAGCTCACTTTACATATAGTTGCTAATTACAAAATCAGTATGACTGTTTGAAACACTAGTAATGGTTGTATTTTTGTAATCTGAGATTGTTTCAATGATGGGTTATACAACACATTCTCAATTTTTCCAGTGATGGAAAGTTTGCCACACCAATCACGACAATTGACGAACAATTAGGGTTGGGGTTTTTCAATTACCCTAAtttcctaatttattttttattagggGTTTTTAATTACCCTTAAATATTGTCCATACAGCCACGTCATTTAAATTGGATACAGATAGATAATAGTTTGCCACGTCAGCATCTACACCGTTAGAAATTTAACGTCGTCTGCCATAAGGactattttgaacaaaattttatcaaatatgaGACCAAAGTGAATTTTTTCCAAAGATGAGACCATTTTAAACAAAAGTCCCAAAAAGTGGGaccaaaagatgtattaaacctaaaaattaaacataaagaaCTATATTGAGTTGTAAACCAAATTGCTATAAACTAATTTACACTTAAGTTAAAGGCATGACCTAACATAACATACATTATGACCTAAAAACCCCTAAGGAGAAAAGCCATAACAAATAATGGTTCAAACAATACCATATGTAAGCATCATTAAACAGTAAAGGAAGAAGCCACAGAGATTGCAGAAAGTAGTAGTTGACTGAGATGATTTAATTTGAATGAGTAAAAATAGAAAGTAATTAACATCTAGAAGAATCAACTCGTTAACTCACatatttatgttgaaattgCTTTGTCTAAACGAGTGACCGAATTCCATTTCCTGCAAAAGAAATTACATTATTGTAGGAATATTTTACACTAATTGCTAACGATCCAACAACCTCGACAAAATTAAAAGACCAATACAATACTTTAGACAACAACCAACCTCCAGATAGATACAATAtattcaacttctttttcaaaggaacagtgaaaaagaaaagcccCAACTTCTTTTCATCTCGCGACTCAGTGTCAAATGGAATCACACCCTTAGCGACATCTTCGATAAAGTAGAATGCATCGTAGAAAACCTCAAATCTGTCAACGGTGAGCGTGGCGTAGGAGGAGGTGCGCGCCTTGATGCATCCACCGGTTCCAGGGGCAAAGACAAAGCCTATTTGGCGGCCACGATAGCCAACGGAGACGGCGAGGCGAAACTTTATGAAACCCTATTTGACGCGCTTTGATGTTCCATGTTCTGCTTCTTCGAATTTCGTCATTGTTGTTCTCTCTATTCCGCTTCCGGTTGGACTCACTGTTCAAGGTTGAGCCAACGACGGCGGGTTCAAAACTCTCGATAGCCATATCTGCGGCGACGTCAATGGCGACGGAGTCGACAACTCTCGGTTCCGATTAGATGGGTTCCCCAAGGTGTGCGAACGGTTGTTGGTCTTTTTAGTTTGAAAACTTCATTAAAAGCAAAACTGGGAGCGGGACGAATGACCTAATTCATTCACAGGTTAAGTATTTGGGCTTATTGTTTTCTGAGCTAATGTTTACCGCCAGTTTACTAAAATAACagctgaaaattaattttaaaaatataaataaaataaactaactaCGGTTTTGTTATTAAAACTGCCGGCAAATTGGTATTTTCAATTCCAACATCTGCGTTTAGGATTCTGCAGATTAGGTTTTCTAATAACtgattatttttgaaaagttaataTCAGATTTGATTTATAATGCAtcttatacatattttttattaacgaTTCTAGACATACAAGAGTAGTTAATTTCGGTTATTTTTTGTggttttcatattataatactTAAGATTAAAAAGTTAGTTGtattaaattgttattattattgtatgataacatttgtaagaaaaaaaatgtaacccTTTCATTAACTAATCATGGTAATCTTCTTTTATATAGATTCTCtataagaaaatatgttttttatgaaaTCATATTATTCAGATTTGGGAAAGGTTGTAACAAGTGAGTTTATAAATTCCATAAATCTTGTAAAATTAGTAATACCAAATCAAACATTacaataagtatatttttattaaaatattaataacaaaagtTATCCTTTACTAGTTATCCTTACTTAGTAAAAAagcttaaaagaagaataaaagaaaataattactctattatttaagataattcaatttttattttgagtttcaaCATTTTTGCTTGTCAGAAAATTCAATTCCCATTTTGAATTCGATAATTTAGTTGAACTCAATAATGTAGTTAGTTTGTacaatattacataaatatagaGTACATATGGAAAAAGGATGATGTTCCATTGATAGAGATATaagcaaattaattaaattgaattttaaatataaatcaggcaatcattattaaaaatttacaataatatagTTCGACTTTTGAAGAGTAAAGAACTGAAACCCATCCTTGAAGCGGCCAAATCAAACTGCAAGAGATTATCCTCAAGTTGATACCCATCAATCACAATCAAAGTCCTCGGCTTCTCACCACCATTCACAAACCTTAGACAAAGCACCTCATCGCTCACACTCACCATTGAGTTCGCTCTGAAAATCCTCCTAATCGTCTTGTGGTTGTGCAGAACAAGTTCAATGGTTGGCACATCACCCCTAACCGAGTGCCCACAACGTTCTCACTGCTGAAACACACTTCAAACGGTGCCACACCAGCCACCCTCGTTATATTCCTCGCAGCAGACGCTTTTACAAAAGCCTTTGTCACTGCTTTGAAGATCGAAGCCTCCAACACAGTGTATAAGTTAACGCCATCGTTATTTATGGATAGCAAAGTCGTGTTAAGGGGCACAACTTTTTCGTCGACTCTGATGAATTTTAGGCCGATGAAATACTCAGTGGAGGATTCTCCTTGGGAGAAAGCGGAAGCTGTGCTGACAGAGTTAACTAATAGAGGGGTGAAGGTAAGTAACTAAGTGACGTCGATGTTGGGGAGTAGAACATAAGGGTCATCACCGAAGAAAGCAACGCCTATTGAGAAGGAGAGGCAGACAGTGAATTTCCTGTGGAAGCTGAATGTGGAAGCGAATTGTGAGGGAAGAGTGATTTTTGTCCAGCTCCTACAAAAGTGTATCCCATCACGATTACCCTGTAAATTCTTCTCAGTCAAATGATTCTTCATTTGTTTCCCAGAATATACAAGATATTGGTTCATTGTATTCTAAAACAACAAATGCTTCCAATAATCGTTTAGAACCTGCAGAAGACACAACTGAAGAGCTACGGGCAGAAGCAAAGATATGGGAAATGAATTCCCGAAAGCTAATGGGTGATTTAGACATTTTGAGGAAAGAATTCTCAAATCAATATGAAAATCTGACAACAAACTCACTCTAGGGAATAACATTATCTTAGCTGGGAAGTGCAGGACCAATTTttgtacaaatatattttaattttaatgatgcAAAGTTTTATAATAACGTGAGAGTAAAGATTGGGTACtcagaaaatatattatgaaagaatggaatattaaatgttatattggttataacatattttcattcttcaacAATGGTGTTTCTCTCATAATATGTATGCACAATtagtttataagataaaataactGGAAATATCACATGAGAATATGTGAGATCTTTCGACCACAATTTTCATGTTTCATAGAGAATAACATGTTCTCTTCTCCAATGTCAATAACTCATAAAAATGAGATAAATTATTGACTTTGTCCAcactacaaaattaattaattttaggggTATTTTTTCTTGCGGTTTTATAAACCATGAATATGTTCCCGCGGTTTAGAGTTAAAATCGTAggtaggttttctttttttttaaaaaaaaatattttcttgtggTCACTAAGGAAACCGTCcctgaaatatatattactttataataattttttgcgATCCTTAATGTACCTCCCACACCTTCATTTCTAATTCATTTCTGATTCACCTACCCTCACCTTTCTTTCTAAACCCTAATTCCCTCCCTCCCTGCCTTCATCAAAATCCTCTCCTCCTACGTGTTCGTGGAGCATCTCTCCCCGTTGCCTTCATCAGTCTTTCCTGTGTTCATTTCTGCTTCGTGCTTCATCAACCTTGGGCTGAGCGTTGAGGCCGTGGCAACAAGGACGAGGCGGCGAGGACTCTGCCTTCATCAACCTTGGGCAAGGGCGAGCGTCGAGGTCTAAGCCCTAATTTTTCTGGTTCGTGCTTCGTGCTACTTGAAGTGTgaatgataaaatgaaaatgtgttTATAGTTACCTCACTAATAGTAatgatgaaaaatgttttggtaTTTGTTTTCAGGACTTGCGCCTGAAATTCCAGAGGATTTGTACCATTTGATTAAGAAGACAGTTTCTATTAGGAAGCATCTGGAGAGAAACAGAAAGGACAAGGACTCAAAGTTTAGGTTGATTCCAGTGGAGAGCAGAATCCACCGTCTTGCTCGCTACTACAAGACCAAGAAGCTCATATTATTTggtagataatttttttcttatcgaGGAATTCCTTCTTCTTAAGGTGTTGTGAACGACTTTATAACTTATCTTTATAACTTATCTGGTGATAATCATACGCGATGTCGATTTGTTTATTTGTGTCTACTCtgattatatgaaaatattatcaGACAATTGATTCTCACACTAACTTTGAAAACAGACAATACACATAAAGTGTGATGTGGTGTGCTGCGTGGgaccttttacttttttttgtgTCTATCTTTAGTGTCAAAGAGTACAGTGAAACCTCATTATTTTGGATATTTCCTAACGATGACAAATCACACACCCCTACAAGCGAGACTCTGACCTTTGTTTTTGTGCTAGTTCATTGTGTGTAAGCAATGTAGTTGCTAAtgtcttaaaagaaaaaccaagGAATGTATTTCAAGACTCTAGAAAGTGTTGCAGGAATGCTCATTTTTTTCTGCAACCATACATTAATATGGAATCATGAGATCTctatttattacattataacTTAGGGGAAGTTTCATTTGCATAGTAATTGTTAGTATATTGAGGTTAtgaaaggagtagttgataaagtagagaaaatgtagagaaaatatgaagataGTAGAATGTAGAAGTAatagttggaagaagtgttgtagttgtctttgttgttgtagatgttggcttcttGTTTACATGTATCAAATGGTAGAGTTCATGGGTATTTATAGACCCAAAGAATATTCTAGAACATACTAGCCATAACTAATGTGGAATGTTCTAGATTTTTACCGATGTAGaatattcttcatttttcttcctatcttaGACTTTTCTACAATATTCTAGAACTTGTGttacatttcttttcttctatcttaGGAGTTTCTACATTattctagaatttgcattacactttaatacTCCTCCTTAATGCAAATTCGGTAACTCCAAGTATTGTGCGCAGTAGTTCAAATCTTGGCCTTAGTAACATATCTTCAATTTGATCTTCATCCTCCATTTCCTTGACCATAATTCTTGCTTTGATGCTTCTTCATAACAGTTAGGCTCAATCATGGCCATATTGCAAGTTTCATATATGTCTACCAAAGATCTTACTCTTCTTGGACTAGATTCAGGTGAAGAATCTTGTTGTTGTGGAGGTGGAGAAAGCGTACCTGAATTTTCTGCTTCTTCTTGAGTTTCTTCTTGAGACTGATGCATTGGAAGTAAAATGTtgcttttaacaactttttcttcccaattccaagaagcattttcatcaacttcaacATCTCGACTNATGATGAGCTTTTTTGTTTGTAGGTTGTAGACTCGATAGCCTTTTGANTGTGTGCTATATCCCAAGAATATTCCTCGTATAGTCTTGTCTTCAAGCTTGTGCCTCCTTTGATCAGGAACATGTATGTAGCAAATAGACCCAAATACTCGTAGGTGCTTAGCTGATGACTTTCTCCCACTCCAAGCTTCAATAGGAGTCTTGTCTTTGACTGCCTTAGTTGGACATCTGTTTAGAATGTAAATTGCAGTGTAGACTGCTTTAGCCAAAAAGTGTTAGGcgtgtttttctcttttagcatTGATCTTGCCATCTCCATAACTGTGCGATTCTTTCTTTCTGACACGCCATTTTATTGTGGAGTATATGCAACTGTAAGTTGTCGTTCTATGCCTTCATCTTCACAGAATTTGTCAAACTCGTGAGATGTGTACTCCTTGCCACGATCACTTCTaagtacttttatttgttttccactttgcTTCTCAACAAGGGCCTTAAATTTCTTGAATACTCTGAAGACTTCTGATTTTGCCTTTAAGAAATAGACCCATGTCATTCTAGAGAAGTCATCAATGAAGAGGATGAAATACCTGTTGTTGTGATGTGAAGGCGTTCTCATTGGTCTGCAAACATTGGTATGAATCAACTCCAATAAGTCTTTTGCTCTCCATGCTTTGTTTGTCGAGAATGGTAATCGGTGTTGTTTGCCGAGGAGACATCCTTCGCATGATTCATTATTCTCCTTCAAGCGTGGAAGATCTCTCatcatgtttttcttatatAGAAGCTTTAAGGCATGTGTGTTAAAGTGGCCAAATCTCCTATGCCAAAGCCATGAGTCATCAACTTCTACCTTCATGGCAATATTAGTTCCAGGTTTGAAGCTTATAGGAAAgcttctatttctcttctccatttttacttggccaatttctatcattttacTGTCATAAATTTTGCATGTATCTTTCTTAAAATGAAGAGAATATTCATTTTCCGTCATTTGGCCAATACTTAAAAGATTCTCTTTAAGATTAGGAACTAGTAAAACATCCTTGATGAATTTCGTACCTTTCTTTGTCTCCACCATGACAGTTCCTTTGCCTCGAGACTCCACTGTGGTGCCATTTCCTAGCCGAACTTTGACATTGACAGNNTTATCAATGTCTTTGAAGATGCTTTGATCTTTCGCCATGTGATTGTTGCATCCACTATCCAAGTACCAAATTCCTTCTCCACTAGGAGATTCTTGATTGGCGTAAAATAAGAGTTTCTCCTGATTATCTTCTTTCGCAAAGTTTGcttgatgtttatttttattacaacaaTACTTTTCTATGTGACCAAATTTCTTGCAATAGTAGCATTGAGGTTTTCCATGATGtcaacaatctttttccaaGTGAGTTGTCCTTTTACAGATGCCACATGGAGGATATTTTCCTTGATAAGTCATAGAGAAACTtctagaattttctttatttctagaaatttttcctttacttttatttccttcacatgcatatttatgtccgcatttatgctttaaaattaaaatttttgatagaatatttgtgcttaaatgattgatttgtagaggatttgtgattattagatttagcgtgtttggaaataaaaagggcttaaaaagtgattttaattgcataaattattcttggatgttctaatatttatttgtgcagctgaaattataagtttattggtccaaattacaatttaaagcccaaaatcaggttttatttggaaaataatatacaaatggGCCAAACAGGCAGTCTTTACCCTTGCACCTCCCAAAATTCCCTACATACACTTCTGGCCCAACACTAAGCCAAACAGTAACCCTATTCTGAATACACCTCCTAAGTTTCCTACACACACCCCTCCTACCACTAATTAAACCAGATCCAATCAGAACATGCCACCTCATCTTCTTGTCACGTCATCATCTTCCacactgaaaccctaatttcccttTGCAATGAAACCCTAGCCGTCAACTTCTGCAAGCCGTCGTCAATGTCGCAAGACGCCGCGACGGCCAATCACCGAAACAGCCACTGACCACCATCACGGTTTCGCATCTCGCCGGACCACCACGTCGTCGTGAGACTCCATGGCAACCATTCATGCCGCCGCACACcgttcatcttcatcttcatcacctgCAAATTCAGAAAACGAAGAGAACCCTCTAGTACCAGCCACCACGATCTCGCCACCACCATCCTCGTTGTCACCATGCCGCCACCATCTCCACGCACCATTCTTTCTGCAACCACGCCGGCCACCATCATCTTCCTCGAGTGCTATCCCCTCGCGTCGCACCGCAAGCAGCACCTTCCGTCTTCGCAAATGCTCAACAATTGCATCTCCACAGACATCGCACAACCACCTTCATCTTCTCAAGCACAGCCACCAGCAAGCCGTCGTGCAACCATGGCAGCACCTCCATCATCTGCGAGAGGCATCACTTCTCCATCATCGCGCAGCCATCATCATCCATCAAGGCCGCAACTGTCAGAAACCCAATTCGCACCATGGCCGTCGCGACTCCTCCATCACCGCATCAAAACCTGCATCAAAACCAGACCTACAATAAACCCAGTAATCGCAGAAGCAATCGCGCCTTGAAGAAACCATGCGAGTTCTTCACTCCCTCCATGACGGCGCAGCGCAGGGGAAGGAGCAAGGTTTTTCCCCAATCTGGCAAACCCTAATTTTAGGGTAGAAAAGGGGCTGACACGTGTCTGATTCTCATTGGCTGCGTCCATATGAGTCAAAGCTGTTCAACACTGCTTCAGTCTGGTCAAAGTTGGTCAA from Vigna radiata var. radiata cultivar VC1973A unplaced genomic scaffold, Vradiata_ver6 scaffold_409, whole genome shotgun sequence carries:
- the LOC111240667 gene encoding uncharacterized protein LOC111240667, with protein sequence MAIESFEPAVGFIKFRLAVSVGYRGRQIGFVFAPGTGGCIKARTSSYATLTVDRFEVFYDAFYFIEDVAKGVIPFDTESRDEKKLGLFFFTVPLKKKLNILYLSGGWLLSKVLYWSFNFVEVVGSLAISVKYSYNNVISFAGNGIRSLV